CCAATTAAGGGGTTAAAAAGTGAAGGAAGAATTCACCTCTTTCCTCCACCGTGTAAAGTTACCTGAATCAAAGGATGTTGCCTATTGACACTCAAAGAAGACTACTAGCTCTTTCTAATTACCATCAGCAACAGCAAGCTGTAAAGGGTTAAAGATGGTGGGTCGACTGCATGCGTGGTCAGGCAGAGAGCCGGAGTGCCATCTGCTGGAGAAGCAGTCTCTTTTGAGCAGCATTGATGACACCATTGCACTCCGCATTAACAAGGACCTCTGTCATGATTGCTGCAGCATGCCCAGTGGGCTCCTCGGATGCCCTCCTCAGCATAAAGACCTGCACCAACACCAAATCACTCTGTATACATTGCttcctttcaaaaaaaagaaatgcTGCTGCGCAAATAACCGAATACTCCACTGAGTTttgctgaatttatctggtatatcTAATTCCTGTTTCGGGTTTTCACTAAAATCACTGACATGGTTAACAATTATAAAAGTTTAAAAGAAGTTTAGACAGCACTTGGATACAAATTGAAAAGATGTATGCATCACATGGTTTTCTCATACAGCCTTAAGATATCTAGGTACTACCCGGACAGAACCCCCTCATGCATCAGAACATAACCAAAAATGGCCTCCATCATTGATGCATGTggcttcttattttcttcttatctCAAGAGAACAATtgttttaaccaaaaaaaaaggaaggtgACTGACTCAATCAAGTTATAGGCTTCTATTCTGTCCTTTAAAATGCATGGATCTAACTTCTCTAGACAAGAACTAGGCTAAGCAAGAAGCACATGATGCACACGAGAAAAGACAGACTAACCTGCCCATGATGAGTTATTTCCAGGCAACCAGGCTGCTGGATCCATGGTTCCCCATCGACCTGGACAGGAAATGGGCTGTAGATGTGCAATCTTATCACATTGCCTTGGGCCAGCCTTCTAGCTTGTGAAAGTCCTACCTGTCAAACATTGAACATACCACTTGTTAGAAGAGATGAACCTGCTGTTTGATTCTGTGTTTTTTGGATTATGCTTTTCAAACTCGTGACGTCAAAAATGTTCCTGGCAATCATCTCGGTCTATAACTTATACTTCTAACTTTTCCTCCAAAAACTTGTATTTCTAAATTGTATGTTTTGATGTCCCTGATCATTCTCAACATGTACATGTAAGCACAATCATGCAGAATATTTTTAAAGGAAAAGGGcttgaaaccaatcattctaAATCCAGTGTGTTTATAAAGTTAACTGATCAACAATAAATTTTTCTGCCCCTCATACCATCAGCAATgcaaatttgaatttttagtAGAAACTTGAAAGAAAATAATCATACCTGAAGTTTCCCAAGATGCCATGTTCCAGATATGCACACAACTTCAAGTGTTTTATCATGCATTGATTGGAGACCAAAATCGTCATCATGCTCATAGTCATTTTGCCAAAGATCCACCCCTCCCATATAGCTTCCAATATTTAGCACAAGGACACCTTCAGCATCCTGATAACAGGAAAGTGAAATGAGAGGAGAACAAGGGATGCAAGAGTGCAAGCAACAGATTGATCGAGTGCATGCacgccagagagagagagagagaagcagagAAAAAAAAGAGTGCTTTTTCACCTCTGGGATTTCGATCTCATCACCATCAACTTCAAGGCTCACTTGCCAAGGTAAATCAGCGCAAGCTCTGTCCACCATATCCTTGGCACCTTCTTTGGCATATCGCAATTTGTTCACAAACTGTACATAACAAGATCAGTCAATCACAAAGTTTCACAAGGTATGGTGTGGAAAAACTTATATGACGCTTTTGACCAAGATTCTTTTCTACAAACTACAGTGGAAAAATTAAATTCTCCACATAAATGAGTCGCTTTGAATCTCACTAGTTGCCTAAGTAGGTCTTGCACAATAGAAATATTGTTTCATCTGCAATAAAGAAATTAAACTAATAATGACCATCAAATAATCTCTTGGCCAAATTTCATTTTGGCATGAATCACGTACAAAACTGGGTATCTGCCTATACAACGCCACCCCATGCTATCTTTAAAGCACATATTGCTCAACAGAATGATAACCTGAAGACATGCATCTATTCTACAAATACATAACCTTGCACTAAACAAAAAATGACTCTTGACTTGTCCACTTTGAAGATTCTTCCTCCGGAGAACCTAAACTTAAACTAGCACCAACATCTCCCTCACTTTGTTAACACTTGTTCATTATTTTTCAATTGACAATGGCTAAGTATTGACAATGACCTGGTCAGAGAAAGCTCATAGCAAAAAGGGATGTATGTTACTTCACAATTTGCACCAAATCTAATCCAAACCATTATTTAACATCTTTTTATTATAATGTCTCTGTAAAGAAAAAGCATAAGATTATTCTGACAGAATTAGTTAGACAGTTGAATAGGCACTTGATTTGTGACCATGCACTTGACTCTTATGTCTCTTTCCCCCTATAATAAATGTCTCAAAATGAATAATGCAATTCCATATATcacaaaattttcttgctcctaTGTGTAGGTTCTTTCCAAATTTGATGAAGCGATGAGGCCTGTTCACTAATTGTACGAGTTTAACTGCTAGATCAAGgaaatcaatttctatacttGCAAAGTTGCCGTAGGTTTTATGGCATGGGGCACTCTTGTCCAAAGTTTCCTGGACCAGGAAGTCAACACAAACTCAAAAAATTCCCTTCAGAGCAGGTCATGAAGCATTACTCAAATGTTGATTGGTTCACTTTAGTTTACAAATCCACTACTATATAAATGGAAAGATTTATTTAATCAAGGAAAAATTGGTTCCATAACAATAGATCCTTTGATTTCCTTCTGCAATTTACTATTGCTTCCCTTCTTACATTACATGCCTAATATTACATGATATCCACAAACCATACCATATCAAAATGttatgtaattcttcgaattataTCACAACATGAGATAGGCTTTGAACATAAAGACAATTTCTACATTCCAAATTCTTCTAGATGTGAAGCAAAATAGGACTCCATGAATAAATATTGCAAGTCTAAGATCAAGACCTCAAATAAATTTGCCTCCCTGATCCATATTAATGACACATTCATAAGATTTCTTCTCCTTCCCTTGAAAACCAATCAGATTAGTTAATTGTCCTGAAAAAACCCTTATGATATTACAAAACTCAAAATCACTCTTCTTAAATAGCAAAACAATGAATGAGTACAATGAGTCCATGCCTCCATGGTTTTATCATTGAACAAAGATTAACATAGATTAAAACAAATGTTGGATGTCATGAAACCTAGAGGGATAAAGCATTACTTAGAGTCTTTAGAAAAGGCTTCATATTGAACCCTTTTTATTTGTGAAACTTCATGATGAACATTTAACAAAACTTATGAAAGCAGTTCAAAGAAATTTAAACAGTATGTTAAATGAGAAATATGTAAAGAAACATAACTACCCAGGATAAAAAAATCCCAGTGAAAAGGGAGTGTAGGAATAACCTGGCTATAGAACTTATCAGGTCTTTCTTCACGCATCATGTGAAAGTCGTATGCAACCTTTGCATCACATCCAACACCTACATGTAATGGGCAGCAGGGAGGAAAAGGATAAGTACTTAAGAAAATTCACATGGACCAAAGCAGGTAGCAATATTAGCCAGCACACCTAGATAATTTGTCATAAACTTCAGTTTCTTTGTACTGCAGCTTTGCTCCTTATCATGTTCTTGGATAGCAACATTCCAACGGTCAAGCATTGTGACTGCTGCATGGTCAATGTCATGCAGCAGAGCACCCAAACCACCTTGTCCTTCAACAGAAGACAAACCTCCTCCCCATCGCAAAACCCTGGACAAGTCATTTCCTGTTCCAAGAGGTAGTATAGCAACAGGTGGAGGAGATTCAAACTTTTCCTTTTCAATGGCATCAAGAACCCAGGCTACAGTACCATCTCCACCACAGACAAGAACTCTAAAATATTGCACGTTACGGAACAATGCCAGTCCTACCTCAGGTCCCTGGGAAGCACTAAGCTCAAAAACCTGAAATTATAATCCTTAGAATCAGTAATATTACCAAATACTGATAAATATTGCATGAAAACTGAATACCAATGACACTTCAAATGGTATTCCATAACAACTGAGTGCTGATGACACAAATGGTTTGAAAACATTCATTTAAGCAGTACaaattttagaacttcaaaaatgCAAAGTTATCAAGGTTCTTCTTTCTATTTATTAATTTGAGCTAATTCATGAAAAATGCTGCAATGTGTTAAAGAGAACACAGAAGGACCCCTCTCCCACAATAGATCAATCAAAGGCAGAATATGCCAAATAATTGTCAAGAAAAAATGGAAACAGGCACAAATCCATCATTCCAGAGTTCATTATGTCACAGATCAGATCATGTCAGAAATCTGCAATCGTTTTTCCCCATGCATGTAACATCTTACACTataaatgatgaaaaatattaataaGATAATGCAATAGATAAAGCAACGTAAGGAAGATGGACCTGTAGAGGATTCAGCAACATGTTCAGTCTCCTTCTAAGAGAAGGTCCATATTGAGCTCCACTCTTGGCATTGATGAAAACAAGAAGAGGTCTAGCATCCTGGGGCAAATCCACCAATTTGTACTCCTTTTTATCTGTTGTGATCATGGTGCCTCCATTTTTCTGGATGGAACCATTTTCAGTGAATTCAAGAGTTGCTAACCCACTGTCCTGCTTCATAGAGTATCCATTCTTCTTTTCATTTGAGTTGCCCAATGCAACAAGCCCTCTAAGCATGGATTCAAGTACCGATCCTTTTTCTGAACTGTTCTGCAATTTGCCATTAGGAACTCCATAAAAGGAACTATAATTGTACCCATGCTTGTTCCGGTTACGTCTCCTTCTCATCCGACCCCTAACTGATGATGCTATAATCTCTTCCTTGATAGAATCTAACATGGTACCAGTTGCTTGTCCTGAGCTTAATTCTTTCACACAAAGTGGAGACAGAACAAGCCTTCTAAGAGGACCTAAATCACAAACATTACCGGTCTCTATTAACAACTTGGCATGACAGTCCACATGTATCAGGCGCTGACACCACAAGCATCGCCATATAGGTGAAGCACCAAGGAAAGGTATTCCACATGGTTCATCACAGTAATAGCAAAAGGAAGATGTATCAGAATTGTCATCCAGTTCGACCCATCTTTCTGACCAATGGTGCAGCAAGTGGGATGCACCAGCTTGTGCTACACACTTGCAATCCTTTGTCGCATAGGGGGAACAGTTAAAATGAGCTGCAACACCACATATGGAGCAACGGTGAAGAGGAACGTTACAAGCACCCTTTGCACCAACAGTTTGTGGGGAGACCAATGAAGATAAACAGACACAACATGTTGAAGGCTGCTCGCTATGACAATAATCCTCCGTCCATGTATGGCGTGAAGTTGGACATTTTAATGTCTTCCATGCCTTCTTCTTTTCCCTAGCAGCAGCTTTCACCCAGTTAAGGGATGCCTGCCTCTGCAGCTTAAGGAACGCATAAATGAGGGCCAGCAGTCCAAATGATCCAGCAGTGACAAGCCAACCAAAAATATTCAGACCAGATGCATCAGATTCAGCAGCTAGTTTGACGAGTGCAGAACCCAAGTCCATCACTATCAACCAGAATTGCTCTTTCTTCCCAATATATGTTGCTTCTTATTGAACTCAACACTCTCAACAAGCCCTAGCAGCAAAGAGACTCCGAAGCAAACCTGGAACCAAGGTGCAACCACCATCAAGTCTCTTAATTAAACAGCACTATGTTTTAAGCAAACAGTGACATCATGAAAAATCACGcaaaattgaaaaaattagatGGTAGACATCTGAGAAGGAGAAACAATTGAGTCACGCAAAATTGAAAAAGCTAGATGGTAGACATCTGAGAAGGAGAAACAATTGAgtcatctaaaataatttagatggcAAATAGTAAGATAGCTGTAGCTCAAAACTTTGCAAAACGGAAACAAAAGAAATGAAACAGAAAATTGGCTCTGAGATGCATTGTTAGAACAGAAATTGATTGGACCCACATACAATTTCATATCACAGCCTTCTAAATTCATCACACAAACATAAATAGGTacgcataaaaattttagaaacagCAATAAAAGAGAAAGTACAATCTTCTTTAAGTCCGATACATATAACAAGTCCAATCCATTAATCAAGTTTCAACCAGCCCCCCTTTCCAATGAATACCAAACATCATGCCACCCAATCTTTATCAAAACCTTCACAGATAAATATCCGTCTTCCCTCCATCAATAACCGTTCCTTCCGCTGAATTGAaacatatccatattttttcaacattaTTAGCAAATAAGAACTAGGAGACATGCCTTACACCAAATTCATTACAAGAAAAcataaataaattccaaaaaaaaaaaaaaaaaacgagatTACTGATGAAACGCGCATTGAAGGTTAAATCGATCGAGAATCCGACCAAAAAAAATCAGACCATTGCATAAACACCAAAAATCAAGCAATCCCCCCACCATCCAATCAAATCCAGAAAAGCTTGGCACCAGATCTATCCAAGTCAAACCTAAACCAAAAAACCAAAACCATCCCCCGATCCCGCACTCCCAAAACCAGAATTCATCCCGGAAACGAAGCAAAACATACCTCGGAATCGAAATCAAACGCcaaacacagagagagagagagaaagaagaaagcgCTCAAGAGAGATTCGAAGCCTCCCGAAAACCTAAATCTCTCTAGATTCGTTTCCCTTTCTAGATCTCTCGCTTGGCATCTTGGAGGGAAAGGAAGCGCGGAATCTTGGGATTTCTTTTGAGGGGGCCGCGGCGGAAAACGTCGTTGTAGTCGTCGTCGTCGTTGCCGGTTTGTTTATAGGAGGAAGAGGAGACGGCGTGGTTTAAAGGCGGACGGGGCGGGACTCCCTAAACGTAAGCggcgaatcttttttttttttttctcccctttCCAGGTTTTCGTTTCTTTCTTTCCGCCCCTCCTCGCCCGCTGCTTCGCTTCCTGTCTttcttaaataaagaaaaaaaaaaaaagggaaaggaaGGAATccaaagttttaaaaaaaaaaaaaaaccttctctGTCACGCTGTTTGGACTTCGGGGAAGTGGGGATTCGGAGGAAGCGATTCCTGGTATTACCGCAAAGGAAAGAAAGCAATAGATAATAACCGATCCATTGCTTAAATTTTGGTAGCCTTTTTTAAGGGTTCCCGTccctttgccttttttttttttttggttacctAAATTGAAGctctaaatttatataatttgggcttcctttttctcatttttgtttagatattttcatTGGATGCCAAGAAaaaatttagttgtatctttcacaAGCATGGATGGTTGATCTTCTTTCGCGATATCAATCATCGGATCATACAAAACCTGTTCCAACATATGTGCAAGTAGATAACATAGATTGATTTGctttaaatcttttattttttgcatgaaataTACGGTCCAAACCCAATGCAAAAATGATGAATTTGCTCTTCTGTCAAGCAACTTTAGATTAAtcaaatgaaaattttaattctatttttagTTGCTCCTAATTGACCTAATTAACCATTCAACAAATAGTTGACTTTGATGAATTTTGGTAAAAGCTGATATAGTTTTAGCCGGGTGGAGTATAGTTTGGGCCAGATTGGTCTTGTACGTTGGACTTGGACGTGAAGCATACAATAACTACAAAGTTTTATTGACCAGACCTATTCTAGTTGAAACATTCAAGGTTCACTTTAATTGACCCTATTTAAATACATAAACCTATTATTCTCAACCTACATACTAGTAAGTGTCAACCCTATCACAACCTCAGATtattacttgatttttttttttttttttttgaaaaatttcttaGATGATGTCTGAAACAACATCATGCCAAAGGAGTGGCATGAAGCATGGCTTATTTGTTTCTCCTTCCGCCTCTTTTATAGAGATAGTACGCAATGATTTCCCTAGAAAAATGAAGCAAAGTCATGTGATCATACACATGGGCATGTGGGAAGGAGATGATACCACTGAACTGAAAGTTCTTGAAATTGCATgtgaaaattatatatatgtatgtatgaatgtatgcatTTAGATTGCCCAGAGAGGCTTTAAATAACTGGATATACGACACATGCTCATTAGCTCAACTCTGCCAACCCCACTAGACAAAGGATTCATCAGTTCTTGGCACCACACGGCACAAAGTTATGCAGGATATGGAATCACGAGGCTTGAAAGAGTATTACAATATTAAAGTTTGCATGTCATAATGCAAAAATAAATCTGTGAAAGATCACGATGGGGATGATCTAGAAAAGttattcaatttttaaaaaaatatagggaAAAATATTGATTTGTGACGGCCAACAAGATGGCACAAAGTTATGCAGGACATGGGAATCACGAGGCTTGAAAGAGTATTACAATACTAAAGTTTGCATGTCATGCAAAAATAAATCTGCAAAAGATCAAGAAGGGGATGATGTCGAAAAAGAATCCGATATATATATAGGCTCAAAGCGAAAGATCAAGAAGGAGATGATGTCGAAAAGGTatccgatatatatatatatataaataaatctgCAAAAGATCAAGAAGGGGATGATGTCGAAAAAGAATCCGATATATATATAGGCTCAAAGCGAAAGATCAAGAAggagatgatgtcaaaaaggtatccgatatatatatatatatatatatatatatatatatatatatatatatatatatatatatatatatatatatatatatatataggctcAAAAATAGGTTCTTGGCAGCCAACCACATGGCACAAAGTAATGCAGGACATGGGAATCACAAGGCTTAAAAGAGTATTACAATATTAAAGTTCGCATGTCATAATGCAAAGCAAGATCAAGAAGGGGATGATGTTAGAAAAGTTATTCGATTTCGAAAAACATAGGCTAAACAATAATGCCACACCTTTCACCGGGTTAAATGGTTCTAGTTGGATTGGAGGGATTATAAATCTTGAGGTTCTATGGGGGAAAAAAATAGTCACCAGAGCATTGTAATTTAAACACATTTACTTGCACTTTTGCTCAACTTTTTGGTAAATGAAGTGTTTTCTGCTTCTTTGGCATGCAATTCTCTGACTgaattcatcataaagttatgcCTACTAAAAGCAACTGGCGCCTTTTTGATTTTTAGTAAAATGGGAGAATATCTACTTCACTAAGATAATGATAAGTAGAGCAACAAGGCACTTTTATGACATCAATAAAGTCATTTTAATGACACCAAGGATTCTCAAATGCACTTGCTTTTAGTGAAAGCATGCATTTGTTTGGACTCACTTCCAACACTTCCTAGTTTCTACACTTGCATGTAGCTGAATTACCCCTTGACGCAAGAAACTTttttgtttaccgagcttctcgaCATATCAAAAATGCAACAGGGCATACTTAATACAGGGTCTAGGAATTGACTTGCATGTAAAAAAATCAAGTTGTTCATGGTAGTTTCATGAACTCTGACTAAAGACTAACAGGTCCAGTCCACAGGTAAATCAAATTCAGAAAAGACGAGAGTCAATAGCATCTGAAGTACTAATTAAGCCATTCAGTTGGCTCTTGACTGACCTACTCCTCCCCTGTAATAAATGGCCATCTTGGTGATAACTGATTTAAAATTGTTCTGAAATAAAGATCATTGAAGGGAAACATTATTTAGAAAAGGACAAGATTCTCAGCCTGGGAGACTTTAGTTGGAGGAATTGATTGCTGTTCAAGGTGGTGAAGGGGATGGTCAAGTGCATGAGCATGACCGAAAACTGCCATAATTTATTGGTGTCAGGCAAACCTAAGCTTTGACAAAGTAAAAGGCAGTGTGCCtcagacattttttttttttggatcctgGACAAGAAGTCTCAGAAACAAGCAACTGGAATTGGGAAGAGGCCATATTGCACCCTGTTCATAAGTTTCAAGGGCCATAGTGAGAGCACAATCCAAATATTGATAAAAACACCATCTACTGTAACAGAGTTTCAACCCGATATGAACATTGGATGCTactttagatttaaaattctGATCCAAATGCAATAATTGCTAGATTCCCTGTCTTAGTATAAATAGATTCCAATAAGACTTTTGTTTTTACGGTAATGTGCTTGCAGTGAAAAGTTTACCTTCATCATTGACGTCAGATGTCACGTCTGTAATATATCAACCTAATCATAATTAGTAGTTACCGGCAAGAACCTCTCTTTCGTGACTGAGTCATTCGATGAGCATCAAGAACAACCTTCTTGAATCCAAGCAACTATACACATATCTTTTAGCTGTTTGAATTCAAAAAGGACAGAATACTGTATATCAAGCTTGACTGGAAGAACTGACCTCATTTTCaaagttcagactagcagatccAATAAGCATATACCACATTTCTTTAGTTGTTAAACCAGGCCTCACACTTGCACAACTTATTAGGacagaccttttttttttttctttacaacAACTAGTTTGTTTAGATTGTTGCATTCCTCATCCCCTTTACTTTTTGATGGCCATGCCTTAAAGCAATAGGCTACAGAAAAAGGCCTTGCCTTTTTCGCAGGATGACTTTCACTTGGAATGGTCACTGCACGCTGAAATTTAAGgataaagaaataataataacCACCAATATCATGACAAAtccagatcaaaaaaaaaaagaaaagaaaaaaaaaaaaaacaaattcaATTATAATGGCTGAGGTTTTTACTTTCAAATTCATCTTTTTTGCTTTTCCCTGGTTAAAGAAATGTCAGAATTCTCAAACTTGTCTCCTGGAATTTCTTTGGTCTCAAGGAATATAGGGAGTAAAAAATGATCTCAATGCGTGAAGGAAGATGAGAAGGTTTTAAGAATTTAAATCTGAGTTTCCAATATCATGAATTTGGGATTTATTCTAATATCTCAAGTACatcaaaattttatgaatttacAGCTTTCTTTCTGAAAATCATTTAAAACAACTGTAATTGTAATTTTCTGGTACATCCAAACCTGGCTTTATTGGTTATTAACACTGGTATCTTATAAAATACATAGTCAGCAAAGTAATGTCAAGTAAATATTCCCTTGCACCATTTCCATTCCTTTATAGTTTATATCATGATCATGCAAAAGATACCTCATGTGAAAGATTACCTTAGTGGTAGAGTATGCATCATAGGGTCACTAATCCACAATGAAGAACATCAGTGTTACAGAATTCCAATTTGCCAGCTTTTCTGCATATATTCAAGTCTATCTACAATGAGAGTGCTTATGGTGCAGCATTCAAGTTCTTACTATAGAACAATGTCTTGGAATGAGAACATTTGTAAGGGGTGTACAACTATCTAAAAGGAAAGAGTATTCGTCGATCATTCAAGGCCCAACTAGTTCATCATGTGCATTCCAAATGCCACATGCTTGCTGCATGATTTAAACTATTATACAATATTGACACAAGGTGAAGAAAAAACCCAAGCAAGAAATATAggacaaccttttttttttttttttttttaaaaaaaagaagaataaaggaAGGATCTGGGTAGAAGATCATACCTAATTCTGAAAATTTAGCATCATACCTAGAGTTCCTTTTTATTGATCACACCTCCAACAAAACCTTtatattttgtaataaaaaatatgaaaaaaacctAAATTTGAACAAAAATCTAAGAATGAAAGATCAGATTACAATTAAAGTAATGGAAATTTGAAGTAAAGCACCATTTCTTCAATAAACAAGAACAATAACATTGTGACTAGACATGCCTTCACTCATGTATTCTTATCAGCTTGACATTAATTAAGCAGCCTTTGGTGGAATGCTAATGAATGGGATTTGGATTCTCCACTCAGAAGAAAAAGGATTTAAGGGCACATGTTACATGTTTTACTTAAAATTGCTCTCGTTTAACTCTTTGATACAAGTTGAATAGGACTGAACAACAAAGAAAACTATCTTGGATAAGAGTACATGCTGGCTGTGTGGATTTGTTTACAATTTTGACACATTTACCCATAGTATTAAGCCATTAACCACCATGAATACTGTTAATGATCATGTACCTCAGGAGCCAACATAGTGGCCGATGGCTTAGCTAGAAACCTGGCAgcaatttttttaccttttttgcTTCTCTTGTATTTTCCTCCTCCCATTCAGTGGCCTTATCTACTAATGGAGCTTGTTCTCTATATTATTTCCCTTCCTTCTGGAAAATTATAATAGAAGCACAAGATCAGAAGAATAGAGCCGATATTATAACATAACAACCTATATGTTCAAAATTCTCAGGCCTATTCTTTCAGAATTTTTCAAGATGGAGAACTCAATAATATGTACCAAACACCTATGTCCATGCAACGTAGACATGAAGTAGCAAGAAGTTCCACAAAGCAGCAAATCACCTAGTGTACTTTACAGAGAAGCTATTTTAACAAATATGTTTATATATGCCGAACTAATGTTTagaaagatagagaaaataaAGCTATATGCAACTCTTGAAGAAGCAAATGTGGCTTTTGTAGCCAAAACAACTAGGAAATACTTGATATGAAAATGTTTCTgaactagatgcaaataaatattAGTATATCGTAGTTCCAACTGTCAAACATGTAAAGAACTAGAATGTGTACTCACTCAAAGATAAAACAAAGAGATAAAAGCGaccttataaataaattttaagatcATTATCCTTGAAATGATTTTTCATGATAGAAAACAAATGAGATAGACTAGGCAAAATAAATTTGCATGAGACAGGAAATAGACTAGTCACTAGAAGGAATCTAGCATAGCTGTAGTGATATTACACACAAAAAATAATGAGTTCCGGTCATGTTTTATTAGTTTTGCCAAGTACAAAAATAGGACACATCAATGTTAATCATTATAATATGGATAAGACCATCCATAggaaattttaaaagataatgcACAATTTTGCATCAAAAATGTGATGCAACCATCAATTTCATGATCAAGAACATAACATGGGTAGACATATTTGTGTATGTTCGATACTGGGGGTGGAGCTGTTGGGGGTAAATGGCACTAGAGAAGACAAATGGGAAGATATTTGTGCAGCATGTCAAGATTTGGATGTGCACGCTTGCATGTCTATCAAAGTGATTTGGTGGGCATGCATTTGATGGAATCACTCATATGCATGTGAAAATGGCACCTTCAATTAAAATTGTTGTTATGAAGGTGCATTTTACATAGTCTTAATACCATATACATCTCTGAGGTGTTGTCCATGACTCAGCATAAACAACATTGATTTTTCAAAGCAGCTTAGAATAAGATAACATATCTTTATCATATGAGAGTAGTATCGTCAAACTGTCACTTTAATAAAATGAGTTGGCAAGTTCTTTCAAGCACTCTAAGAACGCTTTGTTTCAACAGTTGGAATGTTGCATCAGACACTCTGATATCAACTCCAAAGAGCTACAATAATTCTCATATCAAAAATTATGAAAACTGATATGGAACCTCCAGTTAGTCGATAAAAACAGAACAATTCTAGCTGCTACTCATGTTAATCAAAATAATCCACATAACATGATTTGCATATGCTTATTCTCCCAAAACAGGAAGATTGGTTGACAGTTTTCAATGGAAGATAAAAAACAGATCCATGATTGTCTGCGAAGCCTGTTGTGGCTGCTA
Above is a genomic segment from Elaeis guineensis isolate ETL-2024a chromosome 1, EG11, whole genome shotgun sequence containing:
- the LOC140858784 gene encoding diacylglycerol kinase 2-like codes for the protein MDLGSALVKLAAESDASGLNIFGWLVTAGSFGLLALIYAFLKLQRQASLNWVKAAAREKKKAWKTLKCPTSRHTWTEDYCHSEQPSTCCVCLSSLVSPQTVGAKGACNVPLHRCSICGVAAHFNCSPYATKDCKCVAQAGASHLLHHWSERWVELDDNSDTSSFCYYCDEPCGIPFLGASPIWRCLWCQRLIHVDCHAKLLIETGNVCDLGPLRRLVLSPLCVKELSSGQATGTMLDSIKEEIIASSVRGRMRRRRNRNKHGYNYSSFYGVPNGKLQNSSEKGSVLESMLRGLVALGNSNEKKNGYSMKQDSGLATLEFTENGSIQKNGGTMITTDKKEYKLVDLPQDARPLLVFINAKSGAQYGPSLRRRLNMLLNPLQVFELSASQGPEVGLALFRNVQYFRVLVCGGDGTVAWVLDAIEKEKFESPPPVAILPLGTGNDLSRVLRWGGGLSSVEGQGGLGALLHDIDHAAVTMLDRWNVAIQEHDKEQSCSTKKLKFMTNYLGVGCDAKVAYDFHMMREERPDKFYSQFVNKLRYAKEGAKDMVDRACADLPWQVSLEVDGDEIEIPEDAEGVLVLNIGSYMGGVDLWQNDYEHDDDFGLQSMHDKTLEVVCISGTWHLGKLQVGLSQARRLAQGNVIRLHIYSPFPVQVDGEPWIQQPGCLEITHHGQVFMLRRASEEPTGHAAAIMTEVLVNAECNGVINAAQKRLLLQQMALRLSA